One Chloroflexota bacterium genomic window carries:
- a CDS encoding NYN domain-containing protein, whose protein sequence is MDKVFIYWDHSNIFIEAQRLAEELEAEHDARYRVRIKFDNLFRLAHADRPVERAYAAGSVPPELRQLWNRLENNGVSVYLFDRGSTERGEQEIPDRVLQLHMLEDALDYNGDAGTVVLLTGDGAGYLEGTGFHSTLERMHKRGWRIEILSWADACNRRMRAWAEENGVFIPLDDFYESITFTEPSRPGFPLAQGRGAAPLDLTRRRMS, encoded by the coding sequence ATGGACAAGGTCTTCATCTACTGGGATCACTCCAACATCTTCATAGAAGCGCAGCGGCTCGCAGAAGAACTCGAGGCTGAACACGACGCCCGCTATCGCGTCCGAATCAAGTTTGACAACCTGTTCCGGCTGGCTCATGCCGACCGTCCTGTTGAACGGGCATACGCGGCGGGTTCCGTGCCTCCAGAGCTTCGCCAGCTGTGGAACCGCCTTGAAAACAATGGCGTCTCGGTGTACCTGTTCGATCGGGGCAGTACCGAGCGCGGAGAGCAGGAAATCCCCGATCGCGTGCTGCAACTGCACATGTTGGAAGACGCTCTGGACTATAACGGCGATGCTGGCACTGTTGTGCTGCTGACGGGTGACGGGGCTGGCTATCTGGAAGGCACGGGTTTTCATAGCACTCTGGAACGTATGCACAAGCGTGGTTGGCGGATTGAAATCCTGTCGTGGGCCGATGCCTGCAACAGAAGAATGCGGGCATGGGCAGAGGAGAACGGCGTCTTCATCCCACTTGACGACTTCTATGAGTCCATCACCTTCACGGAGCCGTCGCGGCCAGGGTTTCCACTGGCCCAAGGGCGGGGTGCAGCGCCGCTGGACCTGACCCGGCGACGAATGTCCTAG
- a CDS encoding NAD(P)-dependent oxidoreductase, producing MTTLVFGGTGFIGRRTVPRLVAAGEDVVAVDINPATADYSALGDKVRVRAGDITNFEDVVKAVIDAQPDRIINLAYMIGGGEDTPHFSFRLDLLGMDNCFEAARLCGVNRVVYASSFAVSGLQRFFGDRALNEDDPAHGSNIYAMNKRYNEFQAAQFNRVYGMNIIGIRPPMVTGYDKQRGSMAHVRMVTLPAQGLPVSFPQSGVMQIPLHVDDIAETFTRITLAEAPKHTLYNTGGTPVSLAEIADIVRGYIPDADISFDGDGGLDDSPNYLIDNSRLMSEFELQYAPYPDRVLQMINEVREHHNLPPVEAP from the coding sequence ATGACCACACTCGTATTCGGCGGCACCGGCTTCATCGGCCGCCGCACCGTCCCCCGCCTCGTCGCCGCCGGCGAGGACGTCGTCGCCGTCGACATCAACCCCGCAACCGCCGACTACTCCGCCCTCGGCGACAAGGTCCGCGTCCGCGCCGGCGACATCACCAACTTCGAGGACGTCGTCAAGGCCGTCATCGACGCCCAGCCCGACCGAATCATCAACCTCGCATACATGATCGGCGGCGGCGAGGACACCCCCCACTTCTCCTTCCGCCTTGACCTCCTCGGCATGGACAACTGCTTCGAGGCCGCGCGCCTCTGCGGCGTCAACCGCGTCGTCTACGCCAGCTCCTTCGCCGTCAGCGGACTCCAGCGCTTCTTCGGCGACCGCGCGCTGAACGAGGACGACCCGGCCCACGGCAGCAACATCTACGCCATGAACAAGCGCTACAACGAGTTCCAGGCCGCCCAGTTCAACCGCGTCTACGGCATGAACATCATCGGCATCCGCCCGCCCATGGTCACCGGCTACGACAAGCAGCGCGGCTCCATGGCCCACGTCCGCATGGTGACGCTCCCCGCCCAGGGCCTGCCCGTCTCCTTCCCCCAGAGCGGCGTCATGCAGATCCCCCTCCACGTCGACGACATCGCCGAGACCTTCACCCGCATCACCCTCGCCGAGGCGCCAAAGCACACCCTCTACAACACCGGCGGCACCCCCGTCAGTCTCGCCGAGATCGCCGACATCGTCCGCGGCTACATCCCCGACGCCGACATCTCCTTCGACGGCGACGGCGGCCTCGATGACTCCCCCAACTACCTCATCGACAACAGCCGCCTCATGAGCGAGTTCGAGCTGCAGTACGCCCCCTACCCTGACCGCGTCCTGCAGATGATCAATGAGGTCCGAGAGCACCACAACCTGCCCCCCGTCGAGGCCCCGTAA